In one Rutidosis leptorrhynchoides isolate AG116_Rl617_1_P2 chromosome 8, CSIRO_AGI_Rlap_v1, whole genome shotgun sequence genomic region, the following are encoded:
- the LOC139862713 gene encoding protein argonaute 7 has protein sequence MEQKDKKIFTPKAKTFTPKTALHNYHHHLFHLNYPHYVNLFHHSNTNFGFFNYPSPSLSPPLLPLPPPYSALSPSLNHAFTPKPHFHKPQWKQNQHQNPPLVASDQTAVEVIPRIIKSSMGVKKDELKQVKNSSSPPILSPPLTVARRPDSGGSEGTKIALLANHFLVEFDPAQQIYHYDVEISPKPSKDIARLIKQKLVDQNPTIFSGGNPSYDGRRNLFSSVEFQKDRLEIFINIPIQMGSHSIPPNCKENEERLKLFRVNIKIVSKLNGKDLSKYLSKEHKDCAPLPQDYLQALDVVLRENPLSECTPLGRSLYSTAMGGAKDIGGGAIGLRGFFQSLRPTQQGLALNVDLTVTAFHESIGVIPYLAKRLTFLNDLCERKTRGLTVDEKKEVEKALKNVKVCVCHRDTVQRYKVHCLTDESTENLWFRDRNGENLWVPSYFEEQYDYEIQYRNLPCLQTSRRRPCYLPMELCVVCDGQKFLGKLSDDQTAKILKMGCQKPRERKAIIDGVMAGPFGPSSGHQAGEFNLRVIKEMTKLSGRILRPPKLKLGDGGEVTNLFPSRHDRQWNFSGSQVFEGSRIGRWALISFGGTSEQRSIIPKFIDRLTQRCEQLGIFLNRSTVIRPQFESMQVLNNVSLLESKIKKIQKAANDNLQLLICVMEKKHKGYADLKRISETTIGVMSQCCLYQNLSRLSSQFLANLALKINAKIGGCTVALYTSLPAHIPRVLKLDEPVMFLGADVTHPHPLDDYSPSVAAVVGSVNWPAANKYVSKMRSQTHRQEIIQDLSSMVEEILHDFLRELSKLPKRLIFFRDGVSETQFQKVLHDELQAIRVACSRFTGYNPPITFCVVQKRHHTRLFPAESCNGGNAFSDENVPPGTVVDSVITHPKEFDFYLCSHWGVKGTSRPTHYHILWDENGFTSDELQKLVYNLCFTFVRCTKPVSLVPPCYYAHLAAYRGRLYLDRAGGSLGLTRHGPPKTAPLPKVLENVKNLMYYC, from the exons ATGGAACAAAAAGACAAGAAAATTTTCACACCAAAAGCAAAGACTTTTACACCTAAAACAGCACttcataattatcatcatcatctttttcatcttAATTATCCACACTATGTTAATCTTTTTCATCATTCTAACACAAATTTTGGTTTTTTTAACTACCCATCACCCTCACTTTCTCCACCGCTTCTTCCACTGCCACCACCGTACTCCGCCCTATCTCCGTCGCTAAATCACGCCTTCACACCAAAACCCCATTTTCATAAACCTCAATGGAAGCAAAATCAACATCAAAATCCACCACTTGTTGCTTCTGATCAAACAG CTGTGGAGGTGATTCCAAGAATAATTAAATCATCAATGGGAGTCAAGAAAGATGAACTAAAACAAGTAAAAAATTCTTCATCACCACCGATATTATCACCTCCTTTAACGGTGGCAAGAAGACCAGATTCCGGCGGGTCAGAAGGAACCAAAATCGCTCTTTTAGCTAATCATTTTCTAGTTGAATTTGACCCAGCACAACAAATTTACCACTATGATGTAGAAATCTCCCCAAAACCCTCAAAAGACATTGCTAGATTAATCAAACAAAAATTAGTTGATCAAAATCCTACCATTTTTTCCGGCGGGAACCCAAGCTACGATGGCCGGAGAAATCTTTTTAGCTCAGTCGAATTCCAAAAAGATAGGCTAGAAATCTTTATTAACATTCCAATTCAAATGGGTAGTCATTCAATTCCCCCAAATTGCAAAGAAAATGAAGAAAGATTGAAGCTTTTTAGGGTTAACATCAAGATTGTGTCAAAACTCAATGGGAAAGATTTGAGTAAATATTTGAGTAAAGAACACAAAGATTGTGCGCCCCTTCCACAGGATTATTTACAGGCTTTAGATGTTGTTTTACGTGAAAACCCATTGTCAGAATGCACCCCGTTAGGGCGGTCACTTTACTCGACCGCCATGGGCGGAGCTAAAGATATCGGTGGTGGGGCAATTGGACTCCGAGGTTTTTTTCAAAGTCTGAGGCCAACACAACAAGGGTTAGCACTTAATGTAGACTTAACTGTCACTGCATTCCATGAAAGTATAGGTGTGATTCCATATTTAGCGaaaagattaacatttttaaaCGATCTTTGTGAACGAAAAACGAGGGGGTTAACTGTTGATGAAAAGAAAGAAGTGGAAAAGGCATTAAAGAATGTTAAAGTGTGTGTTTGTCACAGGGATACCGTGCAAAGATATAAAGTTCATTGCTTGACGGATGAATCGACTGAAAATCTTTGGTTTCGAGATCGAAATGGGGAGAATTTGTGGGTTCCGAGTTACTTTGAAGAACAGTATGATTATGAGATACAATATAGGAATTTGCCGTGTTTGCAGACAAGTAGAAGAAGGCCGTGTTATCTTCCGATGGAGCTTTGCGTCGTTTGTGATGGTCAAAAGTTTCTTGGAAAACTTTCGGATGATCAAACAGCGAAAATCCTGAAAATGGGTTGTCAGAAACCACGAGAACGGAAGGCCATCATTGATGGAGTCATGGCTGGACCCTTTGGTCCATCTAG TGGACATCAAGCAGGGGAATTCAACCTTCGCGTTATAAAGGAGATGACAAAATTAAGCGGACGAATTCTCCGACCACCAAAGCTTAAACTTGGAGATGGTGGTGAGGTAACAAATCTGTTCCCTTCTCGTCATGATCGACAATGGAACTTCTCCGGCAGTCAAGTTTTTGAAGGGAGCCGAATCGGGAGATGGGCTTTAATCAGTTTTGGTGGCACAAGTGAACAAAGATCGATAATCCCAAAATTCATCGATCGGCTTACTCAAAGATGTGAACAATTGGGGATCTTTCTCAACAGAAGCACCGTCATAAGGCCACAATTTGAATCAATGCAAGTTCTCAACAATGTATCTCTTCTCGAATCAAAGATCAAGAAGATTCAAAAGGCTGCAAATGATAATTTGCAACTTTTGATTTGTGTTATGGAGAAGAAACACAAGGGTTACGCAGATTTGAAGCGGATTAGTGAAACTACCATCGGGGTTATGAGCCAGTGTTGTTTATATCAAAATCTCTCAAGATTGAGCTCCCAGTTTCTTGCCAACTTGGCGctaaaaattaatgcaaaaatcgGTGGTTGCACAGTGGCGTTGTACACATCATTACCGGCTCACATTCCTCGGGTTTTGAAACTGGATGAGCCAGTGATGTTCTTGGGTGCGGACGTTACCCACCCGCACCCGTTAGACGATTATAGTCCATCGGTCGCTGCGGTTGTGGGCTCTGTAAACTGGCCCGCAGCAAATAAGTATGTTTCGAAAATGCGGTCACAGACTCATCGGCAAGAAATAATTCAAGATTTAAGTTCAATGGTGGAAGAGATACTACACGATTTCCTCCGAGAGCTTTCGAAGTTACCAAAACGGTTGATTTTCTTCCGTGACGGTGTCAGTGAGACTCAGTTTCAAAAGGTGCTTCACGACGAATTACAAGCTATTCGTGTTGCGTGTTCACGGTTCACCGGATACAACCCACCGATCACATTTTGCGTGGTACAGAAACGGCATCACACTCGGCTGTTTCCAGCAGAGTCTTGTAACGGTGGAAACGCGTTTTCTGACGAAAATGTGCCGCCAGGAACGGTGGTGGATTCGGTCATCACTCACCCGAAAGAATTCGATTTCTATCTGTGCAGTCATTGGGGTGTGAAGGGTACTAGCCGACCGACACATTATCACATTCTATGGGATGAAAATGGGTTCACTTCTGATGAATTACAAAAACTGGTTTATAATCTTTGCTTTACTTTTGTGAGGTGTACTAAGCCTGTTTCCTTGGTGCCACCTTGTTATTACGCTCATTTGGCTGCTTACAGAGGCCGGTTGTACCTTGATCGGGCAGGTGGCTCGTTGGGTTTAACTAGACATGGCCCACCAAAGACCGCCCCGCTCCCAAAAGTTCTTGAGAATGTCAAGAATCTTATGTATTACTGTTGA